The following proteins come from a genomic window of Nicotiana tomentosiformis chromosome 12, ASM39032v3, whole genome shotgun sequence:
- the LOC104099827 gene encoding uncharacterized protein isoform X2: protein MLVRQCDLLTLGTPGVTGSVMWDSGVVLGKFLEHAVEAGRIHLQGKKVVELGSGCGLVGCIAALLGAQVILTDLPDRLRLLKKNVDANLYGDVRGSATVTELTWGDELDHGIKDPLPDYVLGSDVIYSEGAVMDLLATLLDLSGTQTTVILAGELRNDAILEYFLQAAAEDFTIGRVDQNQWHPDCCSPRVVIYVLVKT from the exons ATGCTTGTGAGACAATGTGATCTCCTAACACTG GGTACTCCTGGAGTAACTGGTTCTGTAATGTGGGATAGTGGAGTGGTCCTTGGGAAATTTTTGGAGCACGCTGTAGAAGCAGGAAGAATTCATCTTCAAGGCAAGAAGGTCGTTGAATTGGGCTCTGGCTGTGGATTAGTTGG CTGCATTGCAGCTCTTTTGGGTGCTCAAGTTATTCTCACTGACCTCCCAGATAGACTGAGGCTACTAAAGAAAAATGTAGACGCTAATCTGTATGGAGATGTAAGAGGTTCTGCAACAGTGACTGAGCTCACATGGGGAGATGAGTTAGATCATGGTATAAAGGATCCTTTGCCAGATTATG TACTTGGCTCAGACGTGATTTATAGTGAGGGAGCTGTCATGGATTTGTTAGCAACACTTCTCGACCTCTCCGGTACTCAGACAACAGTTATTTTAGCTGGAGAACTCCGGAACG ATGCTATCCTTGAGTACTTCTTACAAGCTGCTGCCGAGGATTTCACTATTGGCCGTGTAGATCAAAACCAGTGGCATCCAGATTGTTGCAGTCCTCGAGTGGTAATATATGTTTTGGTGAAGACGTAG
- the LOC104099827 gene encoding uncharacterized protein isoform X1, with product MNVDGIVRDETNVAGKAEEKEYSYEEEEEERMVEELGMYRGKVRLVNSEDPAEETMLLWGIQQPTFSKPNAFARQTSLQLPIDACGRSLSILQSPSNLGTPGVTGSVMWDSGVVLGKFLEHAVEAGRIHLQGKKVVELGSGCGLVGCIAALLGAQVILTDLPDRLRLLKKNVDANLYGDVRGSATVTELTWGDELDHGIKDPLPDYVLGSDVIYSEGAVMDLLATLLDLSGTQTTVILAGELRNDAILEYFLQAAAEDFTIGRVDQNQWHPDCCSPRVVIYVLVKT from the exons ATGAACGTCGACGGCATCGTAAGAGATGAAACGAACGTCGCCGGAAAAGCTGAGGAGAAAGAGTACTCATAcgaggaggaagaggaagagaGGATGGTTGAAGAGTTAGGAATGTACAGAGGGAAGGTGAGATTGGTGAACAGTGAAGATCCAGCAGAGGAGACTATGCTGCTTTGGGGAATTCAACAGCCAACGTTTTCAAAGCCCAATGCCTTCGCCCGCCAAACTTCTCTCCAGCTCCCTATTGACGCCTGTGGCCGCTCTCTCTCAATTCTCCAGTCCCCTTCTAACCTG GGTACTCCTGGAGTAACTGGTTCTGTAATGTGGGATAGTGGAGTGGTCCTTGGGAAATTTTTGGAGCACGCTGTAGAAGCAGGAAGAATTCATCTTCAAGGCAAGAAGGTCGTTGAATTGGGCTCTGGCTGTGGATTAGTTGG CTGCATTGCAGCTCTTTTGGGTGCTCAAGTTATTCTCACTGACCTCCCAGATAGACTGAGGCTACTAAAGAAAAATGTAGACGCTAATCTGTATGGAGATGTAAGAGGTTCTGCAACAGTGACTGAGCTCACATGGGGAGATGAGTTAGATCATGGTATAAAGGATCCTTTGCCAGATTATG TACTTGGCTCAGACGTGATTTATAGTGAGGGAGCTGTCATGGATTTGTTAGCAACACTTCTCGACCTCTCCGGTACTCAGACAACAGTTATTTTAGCTGGAGAACTCCGGAACG ATGCTATCCTTGAGTACTTCTTACAAGCTGCTGCCGAGGATTTCACTATTGGCCGTGTAGATCAAAACCAGTGGCATCCAGATTGTTGCAGTCCTCGAGTGGTAATATATGTTTTGGTGAAGACGTAG